In one window of Cupriavidus necator N-1 DNA:
- a CDS encoding DUF2855 family protein — translation MAATEPTLAITRLFSRKDALNESRLEAAQEPASAAPGEVLLRLDRFALTTNNITYAAFGEAMQYWDFFPTGQPQWGHMPVWGFADVVASGVDGIAAGERFYGYFPIASHIRMQPERVTARGFYDAAEHRAKLTSAYNQYTRVQNDAAYAPELEHYQMLYRPLFITSFMLADFLQDNHFFGAQRLVVSSASSKTAYGTAFCLRDFDGITLTGLTSARNRAFVEDLGCYDSTVTYDELASVPVDEPTLYVDFSGDESLRARVHAHFGDSLVYDCFAGSAQNTGFLRDLHLPGPRPEFYFAPVQIRKRNADWGPQEVNRRFNAAQRRFIDQARDPANRWLALVEERGFEAAQARIARLAAGSGAPQEGYVVVVG, via the coding sequence ATGGCAGCAACTGAACCGACCCTTGCCATCACGCGGCTGTTCAGCCGCAAGGATGCCCTAAACGAAAGCCGGCTGGAAGCCGCGCAAGAACCCGCCAGCGCCGCGCCCGGCGAAGTGCTGCTGCGCCTGGACCGCTTTGCCCTGACCACCAACAACATCACCTACGCCGCCTTCGGCGAAGCCATGCAGTACTGGGATTTCTTTCCCACCGGCCAGCCACAGTGGGGCCATATGCCGGTGTGGGGCTTTGCCGATGTGGTGGCGTCCGGCGTTGACGGCATCGCGGCCGGCGAGCGCTTCTACGGTTATTTCCCCATCGCCAGCCATATCCGCATGCAACCCGAGCGCGTGACCGCACGCGGCTTCTACGATGCCGCCGAGCACCGCGCAAAGCTGACCTCGGCCTACAACCAGTACACCCGCGTGCAGAACGACGCCGCTTATGCGCCGGAACTGGAGCACTACCAGATGCTGTACCGGCCGCTGTTCATCACTTCGTTCATGCTGGCCGACTTCCTGCAGGACAATCATTTCTTCGGTGCGCAACGGCTGGTGGTGTCGAGCGCGTCGAGCAAGACCGCGTACGGCACCGCCTTCTGCCTGCGCGACTTCGACGGCATCACGCTGACCGGGCTGACCTCCGCCCGCAACCGCGCCTTTGTCGAAGATCTGGGCTGCTACGACAGCACCGTCACCTATGACGAACTGGCATCGGTGCCGGTGGACGAGCCCACGCTCTATGTCGACTTCTCCGGCGATGAATCGCTGCGCGCGCGCGTGCATGCGCATTTCGGTGACAGCCTGGTGTACGACTGCTTTGCGGGCTCGGCGCAGAACACCGGCTTCCTGCGCGACCTGCACCTGCCCGGGCCCAGGCCCGAGTTCTATTTCGCGCCGGTGCAGATCCGCAAGCGCAATGCCGATTGGGGACCGCAGGAAGTTAACCGGCGCTTTAACGCGGCACAGCGCCGCTTTATCGACCAGGCGCGCGATCCGGCCAATCGCTGGCTGGCGCTGGTGGAGGAACGGGGGTTCGAAGCCGCGCAGGCACGGATCGCGCGGCTGGCGGCGGGGAGCGGGGCGCCGCAGGAGGGGTATGTGGTGGTCGTGGGGTAA
- a CDS encoding TetR/AcrR family transcriptional regulator, with protein sequence MPRIYRRANAAGFGNEAPAAGDLKRPATPRSKPLKRPSQQRAHFTVNAIYDAFVRIWRRDGWDGVTTRAVALEAGFSVGALYEYFPSKEALASGYVRHMVETMLARIDTEVTQRKNADWRTRVRRLVAIACGADDEATGIVFDADIIGLEPRIAEPKHHRRVFEEFCEAWRRALCACPDLPTAPDAAKVQALVLAVWGARRYRLLLQGAALQPAQWVAEMQALCLAALDEKATDAQP encoded by the coding sequence ATGCCAAGAATCTATCGCCGCGCCAACGCCGCTGGGTTCGGAAACGAAGCGCCCGCCGCCGGCGACCTGAAACGGCCCGCCACGCCGCGCAGCAAGCCGCTCAAGCGCCCTTCGCAGCAGCGCGCGCACTTCACCGTCAACGCCATCTACGACGCCTTTGTTCGGATCTGGCGCCGCGATGGCTGGGACGGCGTGACCACGCGCGCGGTGGCGCTTGAGGCCGGGTTCTCGGTCGGCGCGCTGTATGAGTACTTTCCCAGCAAGGAAGCGCTGGCGTCGGGCTATGTGCGCCACATGGTCGAGACCATGCTGGCGCGCATCGACACCGAGGTCACGCAGCGGAAGAATGCCGACTGGCGCACGCGCGTGCGGCGGCTGGTGGCCATCGCCTGCGGTGCGGACGACGAGGCCACGGGCATCGTCTTCGATGCCGATATCATCGGCCTGGAGCCGCGCATCGCCGAGCCCAAGCACCACCGGCGCGTGTTCGAAGAGTTCTGCGAGGCCTGGCGCCGGGCGCTGTGCGCTTGTCCCGACTTGCCTACGGCCCCGGATGCCGCGAAGGTGCAGGCACTGGTGCTGGCGGTCTGGGGGGCGCGCCGCTATCGGCTGCTGCTGCAGGGCGCGGCGCTGCAGCCGGCGCAATGGGTGGCCGAAATGCAGGCGCTGTGCCTGGCGGCACTGGACGAAAAAGCGACCGATGCGCAACCCTGA